The DNA sequence TGGCTTTCCGATGCATCCGCATCGGGGGATCGAAACCATTACCTATCTAATTTCCGGTGCCATCGAGCATCAGGACTCCTTAGGCAACCGAGGAACCATACTGCCTGGCGGTACACAGTGGATGACAGCGGGTTCCGGGATCATGCATCAGGAAATGCCCCTGAAATCGGAGGCAATGATTGGATTCCAGCTATGGCTCAACATGCCGCAGAAAGACAAAATGCAGCCCCCGGCTTATCGGGAAGTAAATGAAGATCAGATGCCGGTGTATACCCAGCCAGGCATGACTGTACGGCTGATCTCCGGAGAGTTTGGCGGAGTCCAGGGAGAAGTGCGGCCTGATTATGTTTCCCCCCAGATCTACTTTGTGGAACTGGCAGCGGGCAGCTCGTTCAGCAAGCAGCTGCCTCATGATGATACCGCATTCCTCTTTATCTTCCGCGGCGCCCTCCAGGCAGGAGAAACTCTTGTGGAAAAGAAGAATGGCGTTCTGTTTACTCCCGGAACCGACCTCGAAGTCACTGCTTCAGAGCCGGCCCTGTTTATGTACATCGAAGGCCCGAAGCTTGACGAACCCGTTGCCTGGGGAGGACCCATTGTTATGAACACCAAGGAAGAACTGAACGAGGCCTTTGCCGAACTGCGCAGCGGAACTTTCCTGAAAACCAGTGAAGTCCGCGGAGTGGAAACTCTGAACAAATAACCGAACCCATTCTGATGAGAAAGTCATTGAATTTCAATATTGAAATTCGATTGTGAAATTCGATTTTGAAATTCGATATTTAATTCCAATAATAAAGCGAGGCGCAGTTCCAAACCTGGACCTGCGCTTCGCTTGTCAGCACGAATTGGTGAAGAGCCCCTCGAAATGATGAGCTCAGGCGGTGATCATCCACATTCAGTTTAAAACCCTTCGGAGGCCAGTTGCACGTTCAGTCTGTAGATCCGGGTGATCCATCCGACTGGCGATAGCTTACGGCAGGATGTCACTGAAGAAATCATAGCGAATCCTTCCGTCAACGCCACAGAGAGAAGAACCCATGAGCTTGGCGATGGTCGGGCCTTCATCAATCAGATTCATCGCCGCGATCCGGTGACCGGAGCGGATGCCAGGACCAGACATCAGGAACACTGTTTGATAGTCCGGAAGGTGCGGTTCATAGCCGTGACAGGACCGGTACAGGGCTGGATCATTCTCGACATCCTCGATGAATTCTCCGATGGGGGATTCGCTGAAATAATAACCATCACAGGCACAGAGCATGAACGTGCAGTTGGGGTCGGCGCCCCGTGAGGCTGCCGTCGATCCATCCATGAAACGGAGGAGTCCGTTTTCCTCATAGGCGGACAGAACGGTCAGATTGTCGCGGATCAGTTCCACGACTTCCGGATGCCGTTTATCCACGTAAATATAGCCGGAGCCGTCACAGCTCTTGAAGTACGCTTTCCAGTCCAGTATGTCATTCTCGATCATTTTAATCAGGCCGAGCTTTCGTAAAAAGACATTCGGCCGGATAACCTTCTTTACGGCCCGGTGGTAATGGTCGCCCAGAACGATGAATACAGTAGTTTCCAGCTTGCCGGATTCCCTAAGGAAGTTGATCCAGTCATTGATCCGCTCTCCGTGCCGCAATATCGCCTGGCGAGCTTCTTCTGAATCCAGTCCGTGTTCATGGCGCATGGAATCCAGATCGACATAATGGACCAGAGTCAGATAGGGCTGATATTTGCTGAAGGTATATTTGGCGCTGGCATGGACAAAATGATCCAGCCAGGGCTGAGCGATGCCCTTGCGCAGATGCTTGAACTTATTGTCGAGTTCCAGGCAGTATCTGGGGCTGCCGGCCGCCATCACCTGCGAGACCTGCGTCTGGTAGGCTCTGACCGGAATGATTTCCGGAAGGTTGTACTTGATATTGCTGCGCCCTGTAACAGGCCACAGCAGGGAAGCTACGGACTTCTTCTGCTTATGGGCGATATCCCAGATAGTTTCACCGTGGATATCCTTGCGGTACCAGAACCATTCGGGCTGATCCCGATCAGGCTGGATCTTTGTATTATTAATGATGCCGTGATTGCGCGGCATTTTACCGGTAACGATCGAACAATGGGCCGGGTAGGTCAGGGAGGGGCAGACACTGGTGACCTGGTCGCAGTAAGTCCCGTTTTCCAGGAGATATTGAAATCCAGGGGTGTCTTTCAACTGATTGAAATCAGCTGTACCCATGGCATCCAGTGAAATCACGACGATGTGTTCGTGCATGGTGTATCATTCCTTTCTCGTATTGCTTTCATTGTATACCAAACTGGCCATAACCGGGTAGCTCACTTTCCGGGATGATAGTGTCAACTTACTTTCGGTTCAAAAATTGAATAGGCCTGCCGTGCGGATTCCAAGTAGCCCGGGTTTTACGATTTATACCACCCAAAATGAGGCGTTGCATAGCTGATTGAACCTTGTTTTACCGGGTAGACCCGGCTATTCTTCACGATCCGTTTTTCCAGCCTCAAAAGTCGGGCTTCCTTCTTCTTTTCTTTCTCTTTGGCAGCGAAGTAGCCCATGAGATCCCCGCCATTGAGGACGAAAACTCGCATGCGCGCTATATTCTCAGCACCTACTGTGCTCCACCCCATCGGGCGTGATGATAACCGTGAGGAAAGCACATGACTGACATGCCCTTCCGCACTGCAGCCCTGATAGCCCGACTTGGCCGCGTTCTGGATCGATTCCCAGTTGGACAAAAGATAGGTTTTCATCTCGCCTAACTTCTTTTCCTGGGTCTTTTTAAGCGGCAATCCCGCCGCTGATTCGAAGAATGTGTTGATGTCCTCAAGGGAGTCCATGCTGATGGCGTCTTTGAGGTACCAGTAATATTCATCCTTTGTCCCTTTGTAGGAATCAATCGGCGTTGCCGCCTGGCGCAGGGCCTTTTCCAGGTGGAACTTATCCAGATAGAGCTTGCATCGAGGCAGAATCTGGGCACCCATCTT is a window from the Clostridiaceae bacterium HFYG-1003 genome containing:
- a CDS encoding ectonucleotide pyrophosphatase/phosphodiesterase, coding for MHEHIVVISLDAMGTADFNQLKDTPGFQYLLENGTYCDQVTSVCPSLTYPAHCSIVTGKMPRNHGIINNTKIQPDRDQPEWFWYRKDIHGETIWDIAHKQKKSVASLLWPVTGRSNIKYNLPEIIPVRAYQTQVSQVMAAGSPRYCLELDNKFKHLRKGIAQPWLDHFVHASAKYTFSKYQPYLTLVHYVDLDSMRHEHGLDSEEARQAILRHGERINDWINFLRESGKLETTVFIVLGDHYHRAVKKVIRPNVFLRKLGLIKMIENDILDWKAYFKSCDGSGYIYVDKRHPEVVELIRDNLTVLSAYEENGLLRFMDGSTAASRGADPNCTFMLCACDGYYFSESPIGEFIEDVENDPALYRSCHGYEPHLPDYQTVFLMSGPGIRSGHRIAAMNLIDEGPTIAKLMGSSLCGVDGRIRYDFFSDILP
- a CDS encoding pirin family protein — encoded protein: MKRGIQEIRRGFDGMDGAGVKLVRVLSQATINKLDPFLMLDVFDSDNYLDYIAGFPMHPHRGIETITYLISGAIEHQDSLGNRGTILPGGTQWMTAGSGIMHQEMPLKSEAMIGFQLWLNMPQKDKMQPPAYREVNEDQMPVYTQPGMTVRLISGEFGGVQGEVRPDYVSPQIYFVELAAGSSFSKQLPHDDTAFLFIFRGALQAGETLVEKKNGVLFTPGTDLEVTASEPALFMYIEGPKLDEPVAWGGPIVMNTKEELNEAFAELRSGTFLKTSEVRGVETLNK